The Parasteatoda tepidariorum isolate YZ-2023 chromosome X2, CAS_Ptep_4.0, whole genome shotgun sequence genome includes a region encoding these proteins:
- the LOC107452727 gene encoding uncharacterized protein: protein MRASKIIIFFLVLILALTVCYCCDILHYSAVCEEEQIAVTVSFERSFEGTIFANGYNGDPNCSTTNMETSGSTLVALSLPFLNCNTTIRRFVGEDNLQAMNEITIQFHPLIKSVLDCEIITTCDIDYPLPQEFFRSYLNRDLELPTPVDSKLDIMSAEKLFGDELSNILEVNGKQFLVLNVTDGGKYVQLRIRKCYAHAKYVIDQVTDPDLLLEDNQCARVGLLNWLSLKADKSYSDLRDFSEVQNFDLSFSQKTFYITCAFDRCLHSCPYSCFGETEINNNRWSTVRTHKVGHFDKSFKGFRNSNMDLRTSVRILSDRLLKLKELQIARKNTLNSKQRSPRLDAAVDAANVNPSTVIQKETFTVHDDSNKLIILDEEVSTIYIPDISEDESVVSVNQASFQSFIGGNLNSSEKKVSERIGRLSIVEDETEFSISEDTTIVESSQPTVIDLSYELKNHSGIDCVKSSCMPNEVTRSILALENSITNSMPSNYSSLEFDEAIGSTSDYNLSAASGGNSTADNSIEKDCVPYLKFSSVTASLSVLSVCLFFICFAVILYSRKERKRYASHSKYLYNDF, encoded by the exons ATGCGAGCATCcaagataattattttcttcttagttctg atacTCGCTTTGACTGTTTGCTATTGCTGTGATATTCTGCATTACAGTGCTGTTTGCGAGGAGGAGCAAATTGCTGTTACTGTATCGTTCGAGAGATCATTTGAGGGAACCATTTTTGCAAATGGTTACAATGGAGACCCTAACTGTAG TACAACGAATATGGAAACTTCTGGATCCACTTTAGTTGCTTTGAGTCTACCTTTCTTGAATTGTAATACAACAATTAGAAGATTTGTAGGCGAAGACAATCTCCAAGCTATGAACGAAATTACTATTCAGTTTCATCCTCTTATAAAAAGTGTACTAGATTGTGAAATAATTACTACTTGTGATATAGATTACCCTTTACCTCAAGAATTTTTCAGATCCTATTTAAACAGGGATTTGGAACTACCAACACCAGTTGACTCAAAACTGGATATAATGTctgcagaaaaattatttggcgACGAGTTATCTAATATACTTGAAGTTAATGGGAAACAATTTCTAGTTCTCAACGTAACGGATGGTGGCAAATATGTTCAACTACGTATACGAAAGTGTTATGCTCATGCTAAGTACGTGATTGATCAGGTAACTGATCCAGATCTGTTACTTGAAGATAATCAATGCGCTAGAGTAGGCCTATTAAACTGGTTGAGTTTAAAAGCTGACAAATCGTATTCTGATCTCAGAGATTTTTCagaagttcaaaattttgatctttctttttcgcaaaaaactttttacattacaTGCGCTTTTGACAGATGTTTACATTCTTGCCCATACTCTTGTTTTGGAGAgacagaaataaataacaatcgTTGGAGTACTGTTCGTACTCATAAAGTAGGGCACTTTGATAAATCATTTAAAGGTTTTAGAAATAGCAATATGGATTTAAGAACATCCGTCAGGATCTTATCTGATAGGCTTTTAAAGTTGAAGGAGCTCCAAATTGCTCGCAAAAACACTCTAAACTCGAAACAAAGATCACCGAGATTAGATGCAGCCGTAGATGCGGCTAATGTTAATCCTTCCACAGTTAttcaaaaagaaacttttactgTGCATGAtgatagtaataaattaattatacttgATGAGGAAGTGTCTACTATTTATATACCTGATATTTCAGAAGATGAGTCTGTTGTAAGTGTAAACCAGGCctcttttcaaagttttattggTGGTAATTTAAACTCATCAGAAAAGAAAGTCTCAGAACGGATTGGAAGACTTAGCATTGTCGAAGACGAAACTGAATTCTCTATTAGCGAAGACACTACCATTGTTGAATCTTCACAGCCAACAGTTATCGATTTATCAtacgaattaaaaaatcatagtgGTATTGATTGCGTTAAATCTTCTTGCATGCCAAACGAAGTTACTAGAAGCATTCTAGCTTTAGAAAATTCAATTACCAATAGCATGCCTTCAAACTATAGCTCTTTGGAATTTGATGAGGCTATTGGTAGTACATCAGATTACAATTTAAGTGCAGCGAGTGGTGGAAATTCAACGGCTGACAATTCAATTGAAAAAGACTGCGTtccatatttgaaattttcttctgtTACAGCATCGCTGAGTGTACTAAGTGTCTGTCTTTTCTTCATATGTTTTGCTGTTATTCTGTACTCTAGAAAAGAAAGGAAGAGATATGCTTCccacagtaaatatttatacaatgaTTTTTGA